A window from Musa acuminata AAA Group cultivar baxijiao unplaced genomic scaffold, Cavendish_Baxijiao_AAA HiC_scaffold_1139, whole genome shotgun sequence encodes these proteins:
- the LOC135671480 gene encoding scarecrow-like protein 9 has product MVMDSGLHELFGMMSGLSYDDSHSEQNIFRALGLGEPQPHLGHSNYAVLPQMSSATNTSSNPTSTVSTSTEGEGLEDGDIFYSDMALRYISRMLMEEDIDEKVSTYKEELALRAAEKPFYDILGQKYPPSLYQPQLDAHQSLESPARSSNNQNGKFCRGGSSSSSRFVDSNSVCDSSDYQRSHARPTSADYSSRTPSSSSNSISSTEEPLANIVVSPSLFIGGMPAWHFKRGVEEARKFLPSNDKLVINLESNDLSSSREPRSDGRLVSIKAEVVEKESSLNVSRGRKNPNSEDLDLAEGRSNKQSAVFGEGELRSEMFDMVLLCQGDKCTQKIFDLREAMQNIASKNDQNGPAKVASSGKARGKKQTKKEVVDLRTLLILCSQAVAADDRRTANELLKQIRQHSSRDGDGSQRLASFFADGLEARLAGTGSLIYHALVAKRTTATDILKAYHLYLAACPFKRVSHFFSNQTILNLSEKASTVHIIDFGIYFGFQWPCLIQRLSTREGGPPKLRITGIDVPQPGFRPTERIEETGQRLADYAKSFNVPFEYQTIASKWETIRVEDLHIDKDEVVVVNCLYRFRNLVDETVIVDSPRNRVLNTIRKMNPDVFIHGVVNGSYSAPFFVTRFREALFHFSALFDMLETNVPRDDEQRLLIERDLFGREALNVIACEGSERVERPETYKQWQVRNLRAGFVQLPLNSGIMKKAKDKVRSCYHKDFVIDEDSRWLIQGWKGRIIYAVSAWKPSGA; this is encoded by the coding sequence ATGGTTATGGATTCCGGCCTCCATGAATTGTTTGGGATGATGAGCGGATTGAGTTATGATGATTCCCACTCCGAGCAGAACATCTTCCGGGCTCTTGGATTAGGAGAACCGCAGCCTCATCTAGGTCATAGCAACTATGCGGTCTTGCCGCAGATGTCCTCCGCGACCAACACAAGTAGCAATCCCACATCTACGGTTAGCACGAGCACTGAGGGAGAGGGCCTAGAGGACGGCGACATCTTCTACTCGGATATGGCCCTTAGATACATAAGCCGAATGCTCATGGAGGAGGATATAGATGAGAAGGTTAGTACATATAAGGAAGAGCTAGCCCTCCGCGCTGCAGAGAAACCCTTCTACGACATCCTTGGCCAGAAGTACCCACCATCCCTGTATCAGCCGCAGCTCGATGCTCACCAAAGTTTGGAAAGCCCTGCCCGTAGCAGCAACAATCAGAATGGAAAATTCTGCAGAGGTGGTTCCAGTAGCAGCAGCAGGTTTGTTGACAGTAACTCGGTCTGTGATTCTTCTGATTATCAGCGATCGCATGCTCGCCCGACTTCTGCCGATTATTCGTCTCGGACTCCGTCGAGCTCCTCTAACAGCATCAGCAGTACTGAGGAGCCCTTGGCTAACATTGTTGTGTCCCCTAGTCTGTTTATTGGTGGTATGCCAGCATGGCATTTCAAGAGAGGAGTTGAGGAAGCTCGCAAATTCCTTCCCAGCAATGATAAGTTGGTAATCAACTTAGAGTCCAATGATCTTTCATCATCTCGAGAGCCAAGGAGTGATGGTAGGCTAGTCAGTATCAAGGCAGAGGTGGTCGAGAAAGAATCTTCTTTAAATGTTTCGAGAGGTCGAAAGAATCCAAACAGTGAGGACTTGGATTTGGCAGAGGGAAGGAGCAACAAACAGTCAGCTGTTTTCGGTGAGGGGGAGCTGAGGTCTGAAATGTTTGACATGGTTTTGCTTTGTCAGGGAGATAAATGCACTCAGAAAATATTTGATCTGAGAGAAGCGATGCAAAATATAGCAAGCAAAAACGACCAGAATGGTCCGGCGAAAGTTGCAAGTAGTGGCAAGGCACGAGGAAAGAAGCAAACGAAGAAGGAGGTGGTGGATCTTAGAACTCTTCTCATCCTTTGTTCTCAAGCAGTGGCAGCTGATGACAGACGAACTGCCAATGAACTGCTGAAGCAGATTAGGCAGCACTCTTCCCGAGATGGAGATGGGTCTCAGAGATTGGCATCTTTCTTTGCGGATGGTCTTGAAGCTCGCTTGGCTGGCACAGGAAGCCTGATCTATCATGCCCTTGTGGCTAAAAGGACCACAGCAACGGATATATTGAAGGCATACCATCTATATCTTGCTGCATGTCCTTTTAAGAGAGTTTCACATTTTTTCTCTAATCAGACAATTCTTAATCTGTCAGAGAAGGCATCAACGGTGCACATAATAGATTTTGGCATCTATTTTGGGTTTCAATGGCCATGCCTTATTCAGCGTCTTTCTACCAGGGAAGGTGGCCCTCCAAAACTGCGGATAACTGGTATTGATGTACCTCAGCCGGGTTTCCGTCCCACAGAAAGGATCGAAGAGACAGGACAGAGACTAGCTGATTATGCAAAAAGTTTTAATGTTCCTTTTGAGTATCAGACCATAGCTTCTAAATGGGAGACCATTCGGGTTGAGGATCTTCACATCGATAAGGATGAGGTTGTGGTCGTCAACTGTTTGTACCGCTTCAGAAACCTTGTTGATGAAACTGTCATTGTGGATAGCCCCAGGAATAGGGTCCTCAACACAATAAGGAAGATGAACCCAGATGTTTTTATCCATGGAGTCGTGAATGGATCATACAGCGCTCCCTTCTTTGTGACACGCTTCCGTGAAGCTCTGTTccacttttctgccttgtttgacATGCTTGAGACAAACGTGCCACGTGACGATGAACAAAGGTTGTTGATTGAGAGGGATCTGTTTGGCAGGGAGGCTCTTAATGTTATAGCATGTGAGGGCTCAGAAAGGGTTGAGAGACCTGAGACTTACAAGCAGTGGCAGGTCAGGAATCTCAGGGCTGGGTTTGTGCAGCTTCCATTGAATTCAGGCATCATGAAGAAAGCAAAGGATAAGGTGAGAAGCTGCTATCACAAGGATTTTGTTATTGATGAAGACAGCCGATGGCTGATTCAGGGGTGGAAGGGAAGGATCATCTATGCAGTATCTGCATGGAAGCCTAGTGGAGCTTAG